Proteins from a single region of Flavobacteriales bacterium:
- the ftsY gene encoding signal recognition particle-docking protein FtsY, whose amino-acid sequence MSLFKRIFSGEKKESLDKGLEKSKESVFSKLSRAVAGKSKVDAEVLDDLEEVLVTSDVGVGTTIKIIERIEERVSKDKYLGTAELNQMLREEIAGLLAENEGEEYTEISVPQGVKPYVVMVVGVNGVGKTTTIGKLAKQFKDKGLKVVLGAGDTFRAAAIDQLNIWAERVDVPIVKQKMGSDPASVAYDTLQSALKQDADVVLIDTAGRLHNKIGLMNELAKVRKVMQKLIPDAPHEVLLVLDGSTGQNAVEQARQFTKATEVNALAITKLDGTAKGGVVIGISDEFKIPVKYIGVGEKVEDLQVFNKFEFVDSFFKSPESKA is encoded by the coding sequence ATGAGTTTATTCAAGCGCATTTTCTCCGGCGAAAAGAAAGAATCGCTGGACAAGGGACTAGAAAAGTCGAAGGAAAGTGTTTTCTCAAAGCTTTCGCGTGCTGTTGCAGGTAAATCAAAAGTCGATGCCGAAGTGCTCGACGACCTGGAGGAAGTATTGGTTACTTCGGACGTGGGTGTTGGCACGACCATCAAGATCATCGAACGTATTGAGGAGCGCGTATCCAAGGATAAATACCTCGGTACTGCTGAGCTCAACCAGATGCTTCGTGAAGAGATCGCGGGGCTATTGGCCGAAAATGAAGGAGAAGAGTACACGGAAATCTCAGTACCGCAGGGAGTTAAACCATATGTGGTCATGGTGGTTGGAGTGAATGGAGTAGGGAAGACCACGACCATCGGAAAGCTGGCCAAGCAGTTCAAGGATAAAGGACTCAAAGTAGTCCTGGGTGCAGGTGACACCTTTAGGGCAGCCGCCATTGATCAGCTGAATATTTGGGCCGAGCGGGTAGATGTGCCAATCGTAAAACAGAAGATGGGATCAGACCCTGCTTCAGTGGCGTACGACACACTACAATCGGCCTTGAAGCAAGATGCTGATGTGGTATTGATCGATACCGCGGGTCGACTCCACAACAAGATCGGTCTCATGAACGAGTTGGCCAAAGTGAGAAAGGTGATGCAAAAACTCATTCCCGACGCCCCGCACGAGGTGTTGTTAGTGCTCGATGGATCCACCGGACAAAACGCAGTAGAACAAGCGCGTCAGTTCACCAAAGCTACTGAGGTTAATGCCTTGGCCATTACCAAGCTCGATGGAACCGCAAAAGGCGGAGTAGTGATCGGCATCAGCGACGAGTTTAAGATCCCGGTCAAATACATCGGGGTCGGCGAAAAGGTCGAAGATCTCCAGGTATTCAACAAGTTTGAATTCGTGGATTCGTTCTTTAAAAGTCCAGAGTCCAAAGCTTAG
- a CDS encoding DUF4295 domain-containing protein has product MAKKTVAILQSGESKNYTKVVKMVKSDKGGYTFQEEMVAKDKVNDFFNK; this is encoded by the coding sequence ATGGCTAAGAAAACCGTTGCAATCCTACAGAGTGGTGAGTCTAAGAACTACACCAAAGTGGTCAAGATGGTCAAATCTGACAAAGGTGGTTACACCTTTCAGGAAGAAATGGTGGCCAAGGATAAAGTAAACGACTTCTTTAACAAGTAA
- the rpmB gene encoding 50S ribosomal protein L28 gives MSRVCELTGKKALSGNHVSFSNKKSKRQFKVNLVKKRFYLPEEDKWLTLRVSTSALKNINKKGITAVVKEAREKGYLTK, from the coding sequence ATGTCAAGAGTTTGTGAACTGACCGGAAAGAAAGCATTGTCGGGAAACCACGTTTCCTTCTCCAATAAGAAGTCTAAGCGCCAATTCAAGGTAAACTTGGTAAAGAAGCGCTTTTACTTGCCTGAAGAGGATAAGTGGTTAACCTTACGCGTTTCTACTTCTGCGTTGAAGAACATCAACAAGAAGGGTATCACCGCAGTGGTGAAGGAAGCCCGTGAAAAAGGATATCTGACCAAGTAA
- the rimO gene encoding 30S ribosomal protein S12 methylthiotransferase RimO, whose amino-acid sequence MRTKQLYKNTINVVTLGCSKNVYDSEVLMGQLKANEMDVRHEDPKEEGNIVVINTCGFIDNAKEESVNTILYHAKRKEEGLIDKVFVTGCLSERYKPDLEKEIPNVDEYFGTRDLPRLLKALGADYKHELVGERLTTTPAHFAYLKIAEGCDRPCSFCAIPLMRGKHISKPIEDLTKEAANLAAGGVKELILIAQDLTYYGLDLYKERRLADLLKSLAKVEGIEWIRLHYAFPTGFPEDVLDVIREEPKVCNYIDIPLQHISDPVLKSMRRGTTMEKTNRLLDDFREKVPNMAIRTTLICGYPGETEENFQALKQWVVDQRFERLGVFTYSHEENTHAFKLEDDLPDEVKEDRAAQIMEVQQQISAEKNADMVGNTYRVLFDRKEGDWFIGRTEFDSPDVDNEVLVDAREHYIRIGDFANVRITEALDFDLYGEVIE is encoded by the coding sequence TTGAGAACAAAACAACTATATAAGAACACCATTAACGTCGTCACCTTGGGTTGTTCCAAGAACGTTTATGACAGTGAAGTATTGATGGGCCAGCTCAAGGCAAATGAGATGGACGTGCGTCATGAGGACCCTAAGGAAGAGGGTAATATCGTGGTGATCAATACATGTGGGTTTATCGACAACGCCAAGGAAGAGTCGGTGAACACGATTTTGTACCATGCCAAGCGCAAAGAAGAGGGGCTTATCGATAAAGTGTTCGTTACCGGATGTTTGAGTGAGCGCTACAAGCCGGACCTCGAAAAAGAGATTCCGAACGTCGATGAGTACTTCGGAACGCGTGATCTTCCGCGTTTACTGAAGGCCTTAGGGGCCGATTACAAACACGAGTTGGTAGGAGAACGACTTACGACGACTCCGGCTCACTTTGCTTATCTGAAGATCGCGGAAGGGTGCGATCGCCCCTGTTCGTTTTGTGCCATACCTTTAATGCGCGGAAAGCACATTAGTAAGCCAATTGAAGACCTTACGAAGGAAGCCGCGAATCTCGCCGCAGGCGGAGTAAAAGAACTAATTCTCATTGCTCAAGATCTTACTTACTATGGTCTTGACCTGTACAAAGAACGCCGTTTGGCCGATCTGCTGAAGTCATTGGCGAAGGTTGAGGGCATCGAGTGGATTCGTTTGCACTATGCTTTTCCTACGGGATTTCCGGAGGATGTGCTCGACGTGATTCGCGAAGAGCCTAAGGTGTGCAACTACATCGACATTCCGCTCCAGCACATAAGCGATCCGGTATTGAAATCGATGCGTCGTGGAACTACGATGGAAAAGACCAACCGATTGCTCGATGATTTCCGCGAGAAGGTGCCGAACATGGCGATCCGTACGACGCTCATTTGCGGCTACCCGGGAGAAACCGAGGAGAACTTCCAGGCGCTTAAGCAATGGGTGGTCGATCAACGCTTCGAGCGACTTGGCGTATTTACGTACAGCCACGAAGAGAATACCCACGCATTCAAGCTCGAGGACGATTTGCCGGACGAGGTGAAAGAAGATCGTGCCGCACAGATCATGGAAGTGCAGCAGCAGATCTCTGCCGAAAAGAATGCGGACATGGTCGGAAATACCTATCGCGTTTTGTTCGATCGCAAAGAAGGCGACTGGTTCATCGGGCGTACCGAATTCGACTCACCCGACGTCGATAACGAGGTGCTCGTCGATGCTCGCGAACACTATATCCGCATTGGCGACTTTGCCAACGTGCGCATCACGGAGGCTTTAGATTTTGACCTTTATGGGGAAGTAATCGAATAG
- the rpmG gene encoding 50S ribosomal protein L33 yields MAKKGNRVQVILECTEHKESGMPGTSRYISTKNKKNTPDRLELKKYNPILKRMTVHREIK; encoded by the coding sequence ATGGCGAAGAAAGGAAATCGCGTTCAAGTAATTCTCGAGTGCACGGAGCATAAAGAGAGTGGTATGCCCGGAACGTCTCGTTACATTTCGACGAAGAACAAGAAGAACACTCCAGACCGTTTGGAGTTGAAAAAATACAACCCGATTTTGAAGCGGATGACTGTTCACCGCGAAATTAAATAA